Proteins from a genomic interval of Ensifer canadensis:
- a CDS encoding amidohydrolase family protein, whose amino-acid sequence MIDLKDLKLGTRAEGRTLLTAQWVLGHRDGSHRLIPNGEVVIEGGSLLYVGPHFEGEVARRVDFGAAMISPGLIDLDALSDLDTTILSIDHQPGWAKGRVWPRSYVERGPYEMYTQEELAFQKRFSFAQLLLNGITTAAPIASLFYREWGETVEEFAAASDAAGDLGLRVYLSPAYRSGGMVLEAPGQLDAVFDEARGLQGLNDAIGFIREHDGRHGGLVHGLLAPDRVETCTEALLRRTADAARDLDCSIRLHAAQGTMEVDTVRRLHGKTAPEWMASLGFLSSRLIAPHATQATANDLKLYADNGVSIVHCPMVSARGGSTLNSFRSVKERGINIAMGTDTTPPDMLMNLLVGLITCRVVEGDTAAVSCADLFDAATLGGAKALGRSDLGRLEAGARADIAVFDLMDHHMAPAIDPITTLVVGGSGRVTKTVFVDGRLSMHEGKVAGIDMDAARRQAQKQFDGLIAKYPERSWAHPPVSEIFPPSYPLEDLRHE is encoded by the coding sequence ATGATCGACCTCAAGGATTTGAAACTCGGCACGCGTGCCGAAGGCCGCACACTGTTGACGGCGCAATGGGTTCTCGGCCACCGCGACGGCAGTCACCGTCTCATCCCAAACGGCGAAGTGGTTATCGAAGGCGGCAGCCTGCTTTATGTCGGGCCGCACTTCGAGGGCGAGGTCGCACGCAGGGTGGATTTCGGCGCGGCGATGATCAGCCCCGGCCTGATCGATCTCGATGCCCTCTCGGATCTCGACACGACGATCCTTTCCATCGACCATCAGCCAGGCTGGGCCAAGGGCCGGGTCTGGCCGCGCTCCTACGTCGAGCGCGGGCCTTATGAAATGTATACGCAGGAGGAACTGGCGTTCCAGAAACGCTTCTCCTTCGCTCAGCTTCTGCTCAACGGGATCACCACCGCGGCACCGATCGCGTCGCTGTTCTATCGGGAGTGGGGCGAAACGGTCGAGGAGTTTGCAGCCGCCTCGGATGCCGCCGGCGATCTCGGCCTGCGCGTCTATCTGAGCCCTGCCTACCGCTCCGGCGGCATGGTGCTGGAGGCGCCAGGACAGCTCGATGCAGTCTTCGACGAGGCGAGGGGCCTTCAGGGTCTCAACGATGCCATCGGTTTCATCCGTGAGCATGATGGCCGTCATGGCGGTCTGGTTCATGGACTTCTGGCCCCTGATCGCGTCGAGACCTGCACCGAGGCGCTGCTGAGGAGAACGGCGGATGCCGCGCGCGATCTCGATTGCTCGATCCGGCTGCACGCCGCACAGGGCACGATGGAGGTCGATACGGTCCGTCGTCTTCACGGCAAGACGGCGCCGGAGTGGATGGCGAGCCTCGGCTTCCTGAGTTCGCGGTTGATCGCCCCGCATGCCACGCAGGCAACGGCCAACGATCTCAAGCTCTATGCCGACAACGGCGTCAGCATCGTCCATTGCCCAATGGTCTCGGCACGCGGCGGCAGCACGCTCAACTCCTTCCGCTCGGTCAAGGAGCGCGGCATCAACATCGCCATGGGTACGGACACGACGCCGCCCGACATGCTGATGAACCTTCTGGTCGGCCTCATCACCTGCCGCGTAGTCGAGGGCGACACCGCAGCCGTCAGCTGCGCCGATCTCTTCGACGCCGCCACGCTGGGCGGTGCGAAAGCTCTGGGACGCAGCGATCTCGGGCGGCTCGAAGCAGGCGCCCGGGCTGACATCGCGGTCTTCGACCTGATGGATCACCACATGGCGCCGGCGATCGACCCGATCACGACGCTGGTTGTCGGTGGCTCGGGGCGTGTCACCAAGACAGTCTTCGTCGATGGCCGTCTCTCCATGCACGAAGGCAAGGTCGCCGGCATCGACATGGATGCGGCACGCCGGCAGGCACAAAAGCAGTTTGACGGGCTGATCGCCAAATACCCCGAACGCAGCTGGGCCCATCCACCCGTCAGCGAAATCTTCCCACCCAGCTATCCCTTGGAGGACCTGCGGCATGAGTGA
- a CDS encoding ABC transporter ATP-binding protein, with translation MSELVTSPVLDVRGLCVEFPGRHGTVAALSDVSLSIRPGEILGVVGESGAGKSMTGLAVQGLLEPPGRISGGEVWLSGRRIDQLSDREMQGVRGRQIGAIFQDPLTSLNPLFTVGAQLVETIRLHLKLSKQGAKERAIHLLKEVGIPAPEARFDHYPHQFSGGMRQRVVIALALAAEPKLIIADEPTTALDVSIQAQITSLLRRLCDDHGTSVMLVTHDMGVIAETADRVAVMYAGRLVEIGPVEEVLRNARHPYTRGLMGSIPALGRRVERLNQIDGSMPRLNAIPRGCAFNPRCPEAGPRCREDRPEPTPVGLGVSACWLNAGGVL, from the coding sequence ATGAGTGAGCTCGTAACTTCGCCGGTTCTCGACGTGCGCGGACTTTGCGTCGAGTTTCCCGGACGGCACGGCACCGTGGCGGCATTGTCCGACGTCTCGCTCAGCATACGGCCGGGCGAGATCCTGGGTGTGGTCGGCGAATCCGGCGCCGGCAAGTCGATGACCGGCCTTGCCGTCCAGGGTCTGCTCGAACCGCCGGGACGGATATCCGGCGGTGAGGTCTGGCTTTCGGGTCGCCGCATCGACCAGCTTTCCGACAGGGAAATGCAGGGCGTGCGCGGCCGACAGATCGGCGCGATCTTCCAGGATCCGCTGACATCGCTCAACCCGCTCTTTACCGTCGGCGCGCAACTGGTCGAGACGATCCGCCTTCACCTGAAGCTGTCGAAGCAGGGTGCCAAGGAACGGGCTATCCACCTCCTGAAGGAAGTGGGTATTCCAGCACCTGAGGCACGTTTCGATCACTATCCGCACCAGTTCTCGGGCGGCATGCGGCAGCGTGTGGTCATTGCGCTTGCGCTTGCGGCGGAGCCGAAGCTGATCATCGCCGACGAACCGACGACGGCGCTGGATGTTTCGATCCAGGCGCAGATCACCTCTCTGCTGCGTCGTCTCTGCGACGACCACGGGACATCCGTGATGCTGGTGACGCACGATATGGGCGTGATTGCCGAGACAGCCGATCGGGTCGCTGTGATGTATGCCGGTCGTCTGGTCGAGATCGGGCCCGTGGAAGAAGTGCTGCGCAATGCGCGCCATCCCTATACGCGCGGGCTGATGGGTTCGATCCCGGCACTTGGGCGCCGTGTCGAGCGGCTGAACCAGATCGACGGCTCGATGCCACGCCTGAACGCCATCCCGCGTGGATGCGCCTTCAATCCGCGTTGTCCCGAGGCAGGACCGCGTTGCCGTGAAGATCGCCCGGAGCCGACCCCGGTCGGCCTGGGCGTCAGTGCTTGCTGGCTCAATGCAGGAGGAGTTCTATGA